Proteins encoded together in one Armatimonadota bacterium window:
- a CDS encoding MBL fold metallo-hydrolase: protein ADRSVADQVLEALRLAGVPQAFGPAVLDALRQSRKLFDPLSAVTPLADGATLPCGEGALRVVHTPGHSAGHIALVADDALIAGDVLLEETSANPLVEFTPEGRRVRTLPLLLTSLRRLAALPAETVFPGHGPPFRDPAARAAALLDHHVRRAEEVARLLAAMGPQTAFTLAQRLFPGTDAVHVMLAVAEVVGHLDLLVTDGRVVEEASAAGPTIYRAGARERTARSDVEDDGAREGRSCP from the coding sequence CCGCCGACCGGAGCGTTGCGGACCAGGTCCTGGAGGCGCTGCGGCTGGCCGGGGTGCCCCAGGCCTTCGGCCCGGCGGTCCTCGACGCGCTGCGGCAGAGTCGGAAGCTGTTCGACCCGCTGTCCGCCGTCACCCCGCTCGCCGACGGTGCCACGCTGCCCTGCGGGGAGGGGGCGCTGCGGGTGGTGCACACGCCGGGGCACTCTGCCGGGCACATCGCCCTCGTCGCCGACGACGCCCTCATCGCCGGGGACGTCCTGCTGGAGGAGACCAGCGCCAACCCGCTCGTCGAGTTCACCCCGGAGGGCCGGCGGGTGCGCACCCTGCCGCTCCTCCTGACCTCGCTGCGCCGCCTGGCCGCCCTGCCGGCGGAGACGGTCTTCCCCGGGCACGGCCCGCCCTTCCGCGACCCCGCGGCCCGGGCGGCAGCCCTCCTCGACCACCACGTGCGGCGGGCCGAGGAGGTGGCCCGACTCTTGGCCGCCATGGGGCCGCAGACCGCCTTCACCCTGGCGCAGCGTCTCTTCCCCGGCACGGACGCGGTGCACGTGATGCTGGCGGTGGCCGAGGTGGTCGGGCACCTCGACCTGCTGGTGACGGACGGCCGGGTCGTGGAGGAAGCGTCGGCCGCCGGACCGACCATCTACCGGGCGGGCGCCCGGGAGAGGACCGCCCGAAGCGACGTCGAAGACGATGGCGCCCGCGAGGGACGCTCATGCCCATGA
- a CDS encoding NAD(P)-binding domain-containing protein, with protein MTQIPGAGSGRLQPAARPFPPGRYPVVVVGSGPGALQVAYALRRLGVEPAVLSGDDAPGGMFRHYPLFQRLITWSKAYPPGGPDGRLYYWHDWNSLIVDDPRERALLPEFMDGSSIFPSREEMARSLVAFAERTRLRVRYGVTWEGTRREAEGFTLLTSDGAYQARVLVFAVGMAQPWKAPIPGIEPVPHYVEAKPLAAYTGKRVLIIGKRNSAFELADALLPVARQLVLLSPRPPLLSLLHRSTAGVRARYAVPYEDHALGGNVFVLDAAVERVERTADGYRVHAQGTTRPGPLVLEREEAIVATGFAAPLGDLRALGVATFAQDRLPGLTPFWESATVPGIYFAGAASQGAVGLRKHGVPSNSGGIGGFRHNARVLARHLVETHFGQRLPRPTLHPEAVVPYLLGEATRASELWNQRSYLARVVAFDRERGITDEGILPLAWFVDAPGPDAVAIVLETDATGDHHPAVYVRRGGRVTEHVLPGDPLLTFERPDHHAQLADILRGLLA; from the coding sequence GTGACCCAGATCCCCGGCGCCGGGAGTGGGCGCCTCCAACCTGCCGCACGCCCCTTCCCGCCGGGGCGCTACCCGGTCGTCGTGGTGGGCAGCGGCCCCGGGGCGCTGCAGGTGGCCTACGCGCTGCGGCGGCTGGGCGTCGAGCCCGCCGTCCTCTCGGGAGACGACGCCCCCGGGGGGATGTTCCGGCACTACCCGCTCTTCCAGCGGCTTATCACCTGGTCGAAGGCCTATCCTCCGGGCGGGCCTGACGGGCGCCTGTACTACTGGCACGACTGGAACTCGCTCATCGTCGACGACCCGCGGGAGCGGGCGCTCCTCCCCGAGTTCATGGACGGGAGCTCCATCTTCCCCTCGCGCGAGGAGATGGCCCGCAGCCTCGTGGCCTTCGCGGAGCGCACCCGCCTGCGCGTGCGCTACGGGGTGACCTGGGAGGGGACGCGGCGGGAGGCGGAGGGCTTCACGCTCCTCACCAGCGACGGGGCCTACCAGGCGCGCGTCCTGGTCTTCGCCGTCGGGATGGCCCAGCCGTGGAAGGCGCCTATCCCCGGGATCGAGCCCGTCCCGCACTACGTCGAGGCGAAGCCGCTCGCCGCCTACACCGGCAAGCGAGTCCTCATCATCGGCAAGCGCAACAGCGCCTTCGAGCTGGCCGACGCGCTCCTCCCGGTGGCCCGCCAGCTCGTCCTCCTCTCGCCCCGGCCGCCGCTCCTCTCCCTGCTGCACCGCTCCACGGCCGGCGTGCGGGCCCGGTACGCCGTGCCGTACGAGGACCACGCGCTGGGCGGCAACGTCTTCGTCCTGGACGCCGCCGTCGAGCGGGTGGAGCGCACCGCAGACGGCTACCGAGTGCACGCGCAGGGGACCACACGTCCCGGGCCGCTGGTGCTGGAGAGGGAGGAGGCCATCGTGGCCACCGGTTTCGCCGCGCCGCTCGGCGACCTGCGCGCGCTCGGGGTGGCCACCTTCGCCCAGGACCGGCTGCCGGGCCTCACGCCATTCTGGGAGAGCGCCACCGTCCCGGGGATCTACTTCGCCGGTGCCGCCTCCCAGGGCGCCGTGGGGCTGCGCAAGCACGGCGTTCCCAGCAATTCCGGGGGGATTGGCGGCTTCCGGCACAACGCCCGCGTGCTGGCCCGCCACCTGGTGGAGACGCACTTCGGGCAGCGCCTGCCGCGGCCCACGCTGCACCCCGAGGCCGTCGTCCCCTACCTGCTCGGCGAGGCCACCCGCGCCTCGGAGCTGTGGAACCAGCGCTCCTACCTGGCGCGGGTGGTGGCCTTCGACCGCGAGCGCGGCATCACCGACGAGGGGATCCTGCCGCTGGCCTGGTTCGTGGACGCGCCGGGGCCCGACGCGGTGGCCATCGTGCTGGAGACGGACGCCACCGGCGACCACCACCCGGCGGTGTACGTGCGCCGGGGCGGGCGGGTGACGGAGCACGTCCTCCCCGGCGACCCGCTCCTCACCTTCGAGCGCCCCGACCACCACGCGCAGCTCGCCGACATCCTGCGGGGCCTGCTGGCCTGA
- a CDS encoding cyclic nucleotide-binding domain-containing protein: MTRRQRVQLLRRVALFSGISGRALGMIADRAQEIEFPANRYIVRQGQVGTGFYMIVRGRVRVVRGHEVLNRLGPGEFFGEVSVLDRAPRLAHVITEEPTTCLALASWDFTRLLERHPRITLAILREVVRRLRAVTDQVHH; this comes from the coding sequence ATGACCCGCCGTCAGAGAGTCCAGCTCCTGCGCCGCGTCGCCCTCTTCTCCGGGATCTCCGGCCGGGCGCTGGGCATGATCGCGGACCGCGCGCAGGAGATCGAGTTCCCCGCCAACCGCTACATCGTGCGCCAGGGTCAGGTGGGCACGGGCTTCTACATGATCGTGCGCGGACGCGTGCGCGTGGTGCGGGGCCACGAGGTCCTGAACCGCCTGGGGCCCGGCGAGTTCTTCGGCGAGGTCTCCGTGCTCGACCGGGCCCCGCGCCTGGCGCACGTGATCACCGAGGAACCCACGACCTGCCTCGCCTTGGCCTCCTGGGACTTCACCCGGCTGCTGGAGCGGCACCCCCGCATCACCCTGGCCATCCTGCGCGAGGTGGTGCGCCGGCTCCGCGCCGTCACCGACCAGGTCCACCACTGA
- a CDS encoding class I SAM-dependent methyltransferase, protein MSASGRRQAETRALLAAVTDAGYLLQVRFPGLGVAGALWSRLRYGRLSAGYARAVARDPAYLAPLEVLLSVLGPVEGMIVESGAGTGTATARLLEANPDAPVVAVDRSAAMLSLMEKRSGRVVGVVGDAFRLPVARDVAALAISHNAPCSLVELARVTRRGGHVALVLSAAGRLPACFCTWALRARPADLVPVRTVSAGRGRGWLFRKSEESAAGLR, encoded by the coding sequence ATGTCGGCGTCGGGAAGGAGGCAGGCGGAGACGCGCGCGCTGCTCGCGGCGGTGACGGATGCCGGCTACCTGCTGCAGGTGCGCTTTCCGGGGCTGGGCGTGGCCGGCGCCCTGTGGAGCCGACTCCGCTACGGCCGCCTCTCGGCCGGGTACGCGCGCGCGGTCGCCCGCGACCCGGCCTACCTGGCGCCGCTCGAGGTCCTGCTGAGCGTGCTTGGCCCTGTGGAAGGGATGATCGTCGAGAGCGGGGCCGGCACGGGGACCGCCACGGCGCGGTTGCTGGAGGCGAACCCCGACGCTCCGGTCGTGGCCGTGGACCGGTCGGCGGCGATGCTGTCCCTCATGGAGAAGAGGTCCGGGCGGGTCGTCGGGGTGGTGGGCGACGCCTTCCGCCTGCCGGTCGCCCGGGATGTGGCGGCGCTGGCCATCAGCCACAACGCCCCCTGCTCGCTGGTGGAACTGGCCCGGGTTACACGCCGCGGCGGCCACGTCGCCCTGGTCCTCTCGGCGGCCGGGCGGTTGCCGGCCTGCTTCTGCACGTGGGCGCTACGCGCCCGGCCGGCCGACCTGGTGCCGGTCCGCACGGTGTCGGCCGGCCGAGGCCGGGGGTGGCTCTTCCGGAAATCCGAGGAGAGCGCCGCCGGCCTCAGGTGA
- a CDS encoding peptide ABC transporter substrate-binding protein: MHPLVRPLGVCFLLAALLAAPGPASVTGFGTAATAPALGGSRDTLVIGMNQEPDRLGRFSVMSAARVVEGALFAHIAPYTERWVRRPVLVEDFPTLANGRWQVRPDGRMRLVWRVRRGFRWHDGRPVTALDFRFTFAMVRHPATPGVSRAVLGKVEHVFVPNPDDPYTLVVQWRERYPFAGTLPFGEPVVFPRHRLEAAFLRSPARLPLDPYWRAPLGNGPYRFVEWVPGSHILLEAVPHFPLGAPRIRRLLFRFVPDATVLQTLAIAGQVDATEISGFGVEQALEVQRRSSGAVALFTPSLRWERILFNLDDPWLADRRVRWAIAHAIDREGIVRTLFQGRYPLAHTWLAPRHPASNPHVRRYAYDPARARQLLAEAGFTPGPDGVLRDAAGRRVELTIMSTAGVAVREQIEEIVQDQLRAVGIALRIDNRPASVLLGQITVRRQFPHLALYSTLFSLESTGFEGFHSSQIPSPANNWEGFNVMGWRHPENDRLLEAITTELDERRRHELLRRQQAIFAEELPALPLYFVPAIVTVPRTLRGVRPTGLFGSFLTWNAWEWAWAE, from the coding sequence GTGCACCCGTTGGTCCGCCCCCTCGGGGTCTGCTTCCTGCTGGCGGCGCTCCTCGCCGCCCCGGGCCCGGCGTCCGTCACCGGCTTCGGGACCGCCGCCACCGCTCCCGCCCTCGGGGGATCCCGCGACACGCTCGTCATCGGGATGAACCAGGAGCCGGACCGCCTGGGCCGCTTCTCGGTGATGTCTGCGGCGCGGGTGGTGGAGGGGGCGCTCTTCGCCCATATCGCCCCCTACACGGAGCGGTGGGTGCGCCGCCCCGTGCTGGTGGAGGACTTCCCGACGCTGGCCAACGGCCGCTGGCAGGTGCGGCCCGACGGGCGGATGCGCCTGGTGTGGCGGGTCCGCCGCGGCTTCCGCTGGCACGACGGGCGCCCGGTGACCGCGCTGGACTTCCGGTTCACCTTCGCCATGGTGCGCCACCCGGCCACCCCGGGGGTGAGCCGGGCGGTACTCGGCAAGGTGGAGCACGTCTTCGTCCCCAATCCGGACGACCCCTACACGCTGGTGGTGCAGTGGCGGGAGCGCTACCCCTTCGCCGGCACGCTGCCCTTCGGGGAGCCCGTGGTCTTCCCCCGCCACCGCCTGGAGGCGGCCTTCCTGCGCTCGCCGGCGCGCCTGCCGCTCGACCCCTACTGGCGCGCGCCGCTCGGCAACGGCCCCTACCGGTTCGTGGAGTGGGTGCCCGGCAGCCACATCCTGCTCGAGGCGGTGCCCCACTTCCCCCTTGGCGCCCCCCGCATCCGCCGCCTCCTCTTCCGCTTCGTGCCGGACGCCACGGTGCTGCAGACGCTGGCCATCGCCGGTCAGGTGGACGCCACCGAGATCAGCGGCTTCGGGGTGGAGCAGGCTCTGGAGGTGCAGCGGCGGAGCTCGGGGGCGGTGGCCCTCTTCACGCCGTCGCTGCGCTGGGAGCGCATCCTCTTCAACCTGGACGACCCCTGGCTGGCCGACCGGCGGGTGCGCTGGGCCATCGCCCACGCCATCGACCGCGAGGGCATCGTGCGCACGCTCTTCCAGGGACGCTACCCGCTGGCCCACACCTGGCTCGCCCCCCGCCACCCGGCCAGCAACCCGCACGTGCGCCGCTACGCCTACGACCCGGCGCGGGCCCGGCAGCTGCTGGCGGAGGCGGGCTTCACCCCCGGACCCGACGGCGTGCTGCGCGACGCGGCGGGGCGGCGGGTGGAGCTGACCATCATGTCCACCGCCGGGGTGGCCGTGCGGGAACAGATCGAGGAGATCGTCCAGGACCAGCTACGCGCCGTGGGCATCGCCCTGCGCATCGACAACCGCCCCGCGTCGGTGCTGCTGGGGCAGATCACCGTGCGGCGGCAGTTCCCGCACCTGGCGCTCTACTCCACCCTCTTCAGCCTCGAGTCCACGGGGTTCGAGGGGTTCCACAGCAGCCAGATCCCCTCGCCGGCCAACAACTGGGAGGGCTTCAACGTCATGGGGTGGCGCCACCCCGAGAACGACCGCCTGCTGGAGGCCATCACCACCGAGCTGGACGAGCGGCGCCGCCACGAGCTGCTGCGGCGGCAGCAGGCCATCTTCGCCGAGGAGCTGCCGGCGCTCCCGCTGTACTTCGTGCCGGCGATCGTCACCGTGCCCCGCACGCTGCGCGGCGTGCGCCCCACCGGCCTCTTTGGCTCCTTCCTCACCTGGAACGCCTGGGAGTGGGCGTGGGCGGAGTGA
- a CDS encoding AMP-binding protein, which yields KVALRRKRLGLWEPITWGAYAEAVQLVGHALLALGVQPGERVGVVGENRPEWLMSDLGIQAAGGWTVGIYTTSSPEQVAYILDHAGCRLYIVEGEEQLDKALEVRGRLPALERIVVMDPEGLRGFRDPQVLLWEDFLALGRAHRQAHPDALDARWSGIGPDDVAVLIYTSGTTGPPKGAMLTHGNILWTLEALDQALDFRPTDEVLSYLPLSHIAERLLSVFGPIRIGYTVNFIENVDTVLENLREVAPTILFVVPRILEKLHSAVTLRLQEVDPVKRTACRLAMAVGRRAAPPRWRGGRAALPVEALYRLADLLVLGPLRRRLGLHRARWVLCGAAPVAPDVLAAFWALGVPVRQVYGQTEGSGPTTVHRDGDIRLETVGRPLPGVEVRLAPDGEILVRGGNVFRGYYRDPEATAAALQDGWLCSGDVGVLDPDGHLRITDRKKDLIITAGGKNIAPQAIENRLKFSPYIHDAVVIGEGRRYLVALVVIDEENVSRWAQERRLPFTTYSDLAAHPEVHRLVAQEVEAVNRTLSSPEQVKRFAILPKRLYAEDGDVTPTLKVRRKAIMEKYRDLVESLYR from the coding sequence ACAAGGTGGCCCTGCGGCGCAAGCGCCTGGGGCTGTGGGAGCCGATCACCTGGGGAGCCTACGCGGAGGCGGTGCAGCTGGTGGGGCACGCCCTGCTGGCCCTGGGGGTGCAGCCGGGAGAGCGGGTCGGGGTGGTGGGGGAGAACCGGCCCGAGTGGCTGATGAGCGACCTGGGCATCCAGGCCGCCGGCGGGTGGACCGTGGGGATTTACACCACCAGCAGCCCCGAACAGGTGGCCTACATCCTCGACCACGCCGGGTGCCGCCTGTACATCGTCGAGGGCGAGGAGCAGCTCGACAAAGCCCTGGAGGTGCGCGGCAGGCTGCCGGCCCTCGAGCGCATCGTCGTCATGGACCCGGAGGGGTTGCGCGGCTTCCGCGACCCGCAGGTGCTGCTGTGGGAGGACTTCCTGGCGCTGGGGCGGGCGCACCGGCAGGCCCACCCCGACGCCCTGGATGCGCGCTGGAGCGGCATCGGCCCCGACGACGTGGCGGTGCTGATCTACACCTCGGGGACCACCGGGCCGCCCAAGGGGGCGATGCTCACCCACGGGAACATCCTGTGGACGCTCGAGGCCCTCGACCAGGCCCTGGACTTCCGCCCCACCGACGAGGTCCTCTCCTACCTACCGCTCTCCCACATCGCCGAGCGCCTCCTCTCCGTCTTCGGGCCGATCCGCATTGGCTACACCGTCAACTTCATCGAGAACGTCGACACGGTGCTGGAGAACCTGCGCGAGGTGGCCCCGACCATCCTCTTCGTCGTGCCGCGCATCCTGGAGAAGCTCCACTCCGCGGTGACGCTGCGGCTGCAGGAGGTCGATCCGGTCAAGCGCACCGCCTGCCGGCTGGCCATGGCGGTGGGCCGGCGCGCCGCACCGCCACGCTGGCGGGGGGGGCGGGCCGCGCTGCCGGTGGAGGCGCTGTACCGGCTCGCGGACCTGCTGGTGCTGGGGCCGCTGCGCCGCCGGCTGGGCCTCCACCGGGCGCGCTGGGTCCTCTGCGGCGCCGCGCCCGTCGCCCCCGACGTGCTGGCGGCGTTCTGGGCGCTGGGCGTGCCGGTGCGCCAGGTCTACGGCCAGACCGAGGGGAGCGGGCCGACCACGGTCCACCGCGACGGGGACATCCGCCTGGAGACGGTGGGGCGGCCGCTGCCGGGCGTGGAGGTGCGCCTGGCCCCCGACGGGGAGATCCTGGTGCGGGGCGGGAACGTCTTCCGCGGCTACTACCGCGACCCGGAGGCCACCGCGGCGGCGCTGCAGGACGGGTGGCTCTGCTCCGGCGACGTCGGGGTGCTCGACCCCGACGGCCACCTGCGCATCACCGACCGCAAGAAGGACCTGATCATCACCGCCGGCGGCAAGAACATCGCCCCGCAGGCCATCGAGAACCGGCTGAAGTTCTCCCCCTACATCCACGACGCGGTCGTCATCGGCGAGGGGCGCCGCTACCTGGTGGCGCTGGTCGTCATCGACGAGGAGAACGTCTCGCGCTGGGCGCAGGAACGCCGGCTGCCCTTCACCACCTACAGCGACCTGGCCGCGCACCCGGAGGTCCACCGCCTGGTGGCGCAGGAGGTGGAGGCGGTGAACCGCACGCTCTCCTCCCCCGAGCAGGTCAAGCGCTTCGCCATCTTGCCCAAACGGCTCTACGCTGAGGACGGCGATGTGACGCCCACGCTGAAGGTACGCCGCAAGGCGATCATGGAGAAGTACCGGGACCTGGTCGAGAGCCTCTACCGGTAG
- a CDS encoding SIS domain-containing protein, translating into MSAPPTGHMLREIREQPQVAARLLTEGRGEVAALARVLRRRQPPFVVFAARGSSDNAAVYGKYLVETLLGVPAALAAPSTVTLYRRSLRLRGALVVGLSQSGASPDVVEFVAAARRAGALAVAVTNRPRSPLADAAAHVLWLRAGAERSVAATKTFLAQLLVLAMLVGAWGRVGTLRRGLARVPGAVEEALALDAPVTALARRWRDATGCLVTGRGYGYPVALETALKLKEACYLMAEALSGADLLHGPIALAAPGVPVLLVALRGPSLAAQRAVTRRLAARGAEVALVTDARRAGPPAATVLPLPQDLPEPLAAIPAAVPAQLLAWHLAVQRGIDPDRPRGLRKVTRTR; encoded by the coding sequence GTGAGCGCGCCCCCCACCGGCCACATGCTCCGCGAGATCCGGGAGCAGCCCCAGGTGGCCGCGCGCCTGCTGACCGAGGGGAGGGGGGAGGTGGCGGCGCTGGCTCGCGTCCTGCGCCGCCGTCAGCCCCCGTTCGTCGTCTTCGCGGCGCGCGGCTCCTCGGACAACGCCGCCGTCTATGGCAAGTACCTGGTGGAGACCCTGCTGGGGGTGCCGGCGGCTCTGGCCGCGCCCTCGACCGTGACGCTGTACCGGCGGTCCCTGCGGTTGCGCGGGGCCCTCGTGGTCGGCCTCTCCCAGTCGGGGGCGTCTCCCGACGTCGTCGAGTTCGTGGCGGCGGCACGCCGGGCCGGGGCGCTCGCGGTGGCGGTGACGAACCGCCCGCGCTCGCCGCTCGCGGACGCGGCCGCCCACGTCCTGTGGCTGCGCGCCGGCGCGGAGCGCAGCGTGGCGGCCACCAAGACCTTCCTGGCGCAGCTCCTGGTGCTGGCGATGCTCGTGGGAGCCTGGGGGCGGGTGGGGACGCTGCGCCGAGGTCTGGCGCGGGTGCCGGGGGCGGTGGAGGAGGCGCTGGCGCTGGACGCCCCCGTGACCGCGCTGGCGCGGCGGTGGCGCGACGCCACCGGCTGTCTCGTCACCGGCCGCGGCTACGGCTATCCCGTGGCGCTGGAGACCGCCCTCAAGCTGAAGGAGGCCTGCTACCTGATGGCGGAGGCGCTGTCGGGCGCGGACCTGCTCCACGGCCCGATCGCGCTGGCGGCACCGGGCGTGCCGGTGCTGCTCGTGGCCCTGCGGGGACCGTCGCTGGCGGCGCAGCGCGCGGTGACGCGGCGGCTGGCCGCGCGCGGTGCCGAGGTCGCCCTGGTGACGGATGCGCGCCGCGCCGGCCCGCCTGCCGCCACGGTCCTCCCGCTCCCGCAGGACCTCCCCGAACCGCTGGCCGCCATCCCGGCAGCCGTCCCCGCCCAGCTGCTGGCGTGGCATTTGGCCGTCCAGCGCGGCATCGACCCCGACCGGCCCCGCGGGCTACGCAAGGTGACCCGCACCCGGTGA
- a CDS encoding trypsin-like peptidase domain-containing protein — MRLAQLVTQHDPEVRDDLPAPGANGPPAREETAAVEVEALDAYSRTVVRAVERVGPAVVSVGLARRAPASLQRRGWPELRGAGSGAIITPDGYILTNRHVVRGADRIAVRLPDGRELQARLVGADPHTDLAVIAVPETGLPAVEFGDSSRLRPGQLVVAIGNPLGFQATVTTGVVSALGRTLRTETGRLIENVIQTDAPLNPGNSGGPLVDFRGRVVGINTAVIAGSQGICFAIPANTAAQVAAQLIRHGRVRRAYLGISAQPHRLDRRLVLQHHLPAETAVRVVEVLPGTPAAAGGIRPGDVVVGLDGQPVTSPDDLQRVLGTEQAIGRPLRVAVLRGVEPLELTVVPGELRDDELPAAP, encoded by the coding sequence ATGCGACTGGCGCAGCTGGTGACCCAGCACGACCCCGAAGTCCGCGACGACCTCCCCGCCCCCGGCGCGAACGGTCCGCCGGCTCGGGAGGAGACGGCCGCGGTGGAGGTCGAGGCCCTCGACGCCTACTCCCGGACCGTGGTCCGGGCCGTCGAGCGAGTGGGCCCGGCGGTGGTCAGCGTCGGCCTGGCCCGCCGGGCGCCGGCGTCCCTGCAGCGCCGCGGCTGGCCGGAGCTGCGCGGGGCCGGGAGCGGCGCCATCATCACCCCCGACGGCTACATCCTCACCAACCGCCACGTCGTGCGGGGCGCCGACCGCATCGCGGTGCGGCTGCCCGACGGGCGGGAGCTGCAGGCCCGCCTCGTCGGCGCCGACCCGCACACCGACCTGGCGGTGATCGCCGTCCCCGAGACCGGGTTGCCGGCGGTGGAGTTCGGCGACTCCTCGCGCCTGCGCCCGGGGCAGCTGGTGGTGGCCATCGGCAACCCGCTGGGGTTCCAGGCCACGGTGACGACGGGCGTGGTCAGCGCGCTGGGGCGCACGCTGCGCACCGAGACGGGCCGCCTCATCGAGAACGTCATCCAGACCGACGCGCCCCTCAATCCCGGCAACTCGGGCGGGCCGCTGGTCGACTTCCGCGGCCGCGTCGTGGGCATCAACACCGCCGTCATCGCCGGCTCGCAGGGGATCTGCTTCGCCATCCCCGCCAACACGGCGGCGCAGGTGGCGGCGCAGCTCATCCGGCACGGACGGGTCCGGCGGGCCTACCTGGGCATCTCCGCGCAGCCCCACCGGCTGGACCGGCGGCTGGTGCTGCAACACCACCTGCCGGCCGAGACGGCCGTGCGCGTGGTGGAGGTCCTCCCGGGGACGCCGGCGGCGGCCGGCGGGATCCGTCCGGGCGACGTGGTCGTCGGCCTCGACGGGCAGCCCGTGACGTCCCCCGACGACCTGCAGCGGGTGCTGGGGACGGAGCAGGCCATCGGACGCCCGCTGCGCGTGGCCGTGCTGCGCGGGGTCGAGCCCCTCGAGCTGACGGTGGTGCCGGGCGAGTTGCGCGACGACGAGTTGCCCGCCGCGCCGTGA
- a CDS encoding cupin domain-containing protein, protein MKRVAHHRLAELPAEAVNPYMTRRLVWGERVMAAFMEFKQGAVVPVHAHDNEQITYCISGLMRFTLPDGELLLRPGEVLVIPGGVPHGAECPEDTVEMDIFSPPRQDWIDRTDDYLRR, encoded by the coding sequence GTGAAGCGTGTGGCGCACCACCGCCTGGCCGAGCTCCCGGCCGAGGCGGTCAACCCGTACATGACCCGGCGGCTGGTGTGGGGCGAGCGCGTCATGGCGGCCTTCATGGAGTTCAAGCAGGGCGCCGTGGTCCCGGTCCATGCGCACGACAACGAGCAGATCACCTACTGCATCTCCGGGTTGATGCGCTTCACGCTGCCCGACGGCGAGCTGCTGCTGCGGCCCGGCGAGGTGCTGGTGATCCCCGGCGGCGTGCCGCACGGAGCGGAGTGCCCCGAGGACACGGTGGAGATGGACATCTTCAGCCCGCCCCGCCAGGACTGGATCGACCGCACCGACGACTACCTGCGGCGCTGA
- a CDS encoding cyclic nucleotide-binding domain-containing protein gives MQAQRPAMDDRIDILAGMALFADLSRAQLEAVAHTFEEEWFSEGQRILRQGLSGAGFYVILDGEVAVRVDGETRATLARGDVFGEVSALLGEPPVADVVALRPLRCLVLAAPEVKGFLLAYPTVMYRMLQVVARRLRHATQWRA, from the coding sequence GTGCAGGCGCAGCGGCCGGCCATGGATGACCGCATCGACATCCTGGCGGGGATGGCGCTCTTCGCCGACCTCTCCCGCGCCCAGCTCGAGGCCGTGGCCCACACCTTCGAGGAGGAGTGGTTCAGCGAGGGCCAGCGCATCCTGCGGCAGGGGCTCTCCGGGGCGGGGTTCTACGTGATCCTGGATGGCGAGGTGGCGGTGCGCGTGGACGGGGAAACGCGCGCCACCCTGGCGCGCGGGGACGTCTTCGGCGAGGTCTCGGCGCTGCTGGGCGAGCCGCCGGTGGCCGACGTGGTGGCCCTGCGGCCGCTGCGCTGCCTGGTGCTGGCGGCGCCGGAGGTGAAGGGGTTCCTGCTGGCCTATCCGACGGTGATGTACCGGATGCTCCAGGTCGTGGCGCGGCGGCTCCGCCACGCCACCCAGTGGCGCGCGTGA
- a CDS encoding VOC family protein produces MGRVHLTVADLDRALAFYRDALGWRVVAGEVPVPIHAAAGAGGGRTVGLSASGEPPAALVLTEQPGARPQPARTSGLYHVAFLHPDRATLARLLRRLLRLEVPLEGASDHLVSEAIYLADPDGHGIEVYADRPRDRWPRRDGQLQIDTLPLDLVDLLAQAPPDAPWTGAHPAARIGHIHLRTADIAAAAAFYRDLLGFEEVAWYGPRALFLAAGGYHHHIGLNTWAGVGVPPPPPDSVRLVAWAVALPRREALQALAQRVLAAAPERVLGAYDAGSEVGLRLRGPDEVEVDLVAPAPLSPRPLQLLDPEEVVRFT; encoded by the coding sequence GTGGGCCGCGTCCACCTCACGGTGGCCGACCTCGACCGGGCGCTGGCCTTCTACCGCGATGCCCTGGGGTGGCGCGTGGTCGCCGGCGAGGTGCCCGTCCCGATCCACGCCGCGGCAGGGGCCGGGGGCGGGCGCACGGTGGGCCTCTCGGCCAGCGGGGAGCCGCCGGCCGCCCTGGTCCTCACCGAGCAGCCGGGCGCGCGACCCCAGCCGGCGCGGACGAGCGGGCTCTACCACGTTGCCTTCCTCCACCCGGACCGGGCCACGCTGGCGCGCCTGCTGCGCCGCCTGCTGAGGCTTGAGGTCCCCCTGGAAGGCGCCTCCGACCACCTGGTGAGCGAGGCGATCTACCTGGCCGACCCCGACGGCCACGGCATCGAGGTGTACGCCGACCGGCCGCGCGACCGCTGGCCGCGCCGGGACGGGCAGCTGCAGATCGACACGCTGCCGCTGGACCTGGTCGACCTGCTGGCGCAGGCCCCTCCCGACGCGCCCTGGACCGGCGCCCACCCCGCCGCCCGCATCGGGCACATCCACCTGCGCACCGCGGACATCGCCGCCGCGGCCGCGTTCTACCGGGACCTGCTGGGCTTCGAGGAGGTCGCCTGGTACGGCCCGCGGGCCCTCTTCCTGGCCGCGGGCGGCTACCACCACCACATCGGCCTCAACACGTGGGCAGGGGTGGGGGTCCCGCCGCCGCCGCCGGACAGTGTGCGGCTGGTGGCGTGGGCCGTCGCGCTCCCGCGCCGGGAAGCCCTGCAGGCGCTGGCGCAGCGGGTGCTCGCGGCCGCACCGGAGCGGGTCCTGGGAGCGTACGACGCCGGCAGCGAGGTGGGCCTGCGGCTGCGCGGCCCGGACGAGGTGGAAGTCGACCTCGTCGCGCCCGCGCCCCTCAGCCCGCGCCCGCTGCAGCTCCTCGACCCCGAAGAGGTCGTGCGCTTCACCTGA